A window of the Actinobacillus genomosp. 1 genome harbors these coding sequences:
- the rho gene encoding transcription termination factor Rho, which translates to MHLTQLKNTPVSDLVALGEGQMGLENLARLRKQDIIFAILKQHAKSGEDIFGQGILEILPDGFGFLRSADSSYLAGPDDIYVSPSQIRRFNLQTGDKIEGKIRPPKEGERYFALLKVDLVNDDKPEVSRSKILFENLTPLHANSRLRMERGNGSTEDLTARILDLAAPIGKGQRGLIVAPPKAGKTVLLQNIAQSITHNHPECELIVLLIDERPEEVTEMQRTVRGEVIASTFDEPATRHVQVAEMVIEKAKRSVEHKKDVVILLDSITRLARAYNTVTPVSGKILSGGVDANALHRPKRFFGAARNVEEGGSLTIIATALVDTGSKMDEVIFEEFKGTGNMELHLSRKIAERRVFPAIEFNRSGTRKDDLLMSPEEHRNAWMLRKVLNPMDEVAAMEWLIDKLGVAKTNEEFFELMKRS; encoded by the coding sequence ATGCATCTTACTCAATTAAAAAACACTCCTGTATCGGATCTTGTTGCGCTCGGCGAAGGGCAAATGGGCTTAGAAAATTTAGCTCGTTTACGTAAACAAGATATCATTTTCGCCATTCTTAAACAACACGCGAAAAGCGGTGAAGATATTTTCGGTCAAGGTATCTTAGAGATCTTGCCGGACGGCTTCGGTTTCTTACGTTCGGCTGACAGTTCATATCTTGCCGGTCCTGACGATATTTATGTTTCCCCGAGCCAAATTCGTCGTTTCAACTTACAAACCGGTGATAAAATCGAAGGTAAAATTCGTCCGCCGAAAGAAGGCGAACGCTATTTTGCGCTATTAAAAGTTGATCTCGTCAATGATGACAAACCTGAAGTTTCTCGCAGCAAAATCTTATTTGAAAACTTAACCCCTTTACACGCCAATTCACGTTTACGTATGGAACGCGGTAACGGTTCAACCGAAGATTTAACCGCTCGTATTCTTGATTTAGCAGCTCCTATCGGTAAAGGTCAGCGTGGTTTGATCGTCGCACCGCCGAAAGCAGGTAAAACCGTGCTTCTGCAAAATATCGCACAAAGCATTACCCATAATCACCCAGAATGTGAATTGATCGTATTACTGATTGACGAACGCCCGGAAGAAGTCACCGAAATGCAACGTACCGTACGCGGAGAAGTGATTGCCTCCACCTTTGACGAACCGGCGACACGTCACGTACAGGTTGCGGAAATGGTAATCGAAAAAGCGAAACGCTCGGTAGAGCATAAAAAAGACGTGGTTATCTTATTAGACTCGATTACTCGTCTTGCTCGTGCTTACAATACCGTGACCCCTGTTTCCGGTAAAATCCTTTCCGGTGGTGTGGATGCAAACGCATTACATCGCCCGAAACGTTTCTTCGGTGCGGCACGTAACGTAGAAGAAGGCGGCAGCTTAACCATTATCGCGACGGCATTAGTTGATACCGGTTCGAAAATGGACGAAGTTATCTTCGAAGAGTTTAAAGGTACCGGTAATATGGAATTACACCTTTCTCGTAAAATTGCGGAACGTCGTGTATTCCCTGCGATTGAGTTTAATCGTTCGGGTACACGTAAAGATGACTTATTAATGTCGCCGGAAGAACACCGCAATGCGTGGATGTTACGTAAAGTGCTGAATCCGATGGATGAAGTAGCGGCAATGGAATGGTTAATCGATAAACTCGGCGTAGCCAAAACCAACGAAGAATTCTTCGAATTAATGAAACGTTCATAA
- the cysK gene encoding cysteine synthase A → MTIYADNSYTIGNTPIVRLKNFGQNGNLLVKIESRNPSFSVKCRIGANMVWQAEKDGILTEGKEIVDATSGNTGIALAYVAAARGYKITLTMPETMSTERKRLLRGLGVNLVLTEGSKGMKGAIAKAEEIVASDPNRYVILKQFENPANPAIHQQTTGPEIWNATEGKVDVIVAGVGTGGTITGISRYIKQDQGKQIISVAVEPKESPVISQTLNGEEVKPGPHKIQGIGAGFIPKNLDLSLIDRVEQVSSEEAIATARRIMAEEGILVGISSGAAVAAADRLAKLPEFADKQIVAILPSASERYLSTLLFEGVEV, encoded by the coding sequence ATGACAATTTATGCAGACAACTCATATACTATTGGCAATACCCCGATTGTTCGTTTAAAAAACTTCGGTCAAAACGGAAATTTATTAGTAAAAATCGAATCTCGTAACCCAAGCTTCAGCGTGAAATGCCGTATCGGCGCCAATATGGTATGGCAAGCGGAAAAAGACGGTATTTTAACCGAAGGCAAAGAAATCGTAGATGCGACCAGCGGCAATACCGGTATTGCTCTCGCTTATGTAGCGGCGGCTCGCGGTTATAAAATCACTCTTACCATGCCGGAAACGATGAGTACCGAACGTAAACGCTTATTACGCGGTTTAGGTGTAAACTTGGTTTTAACCGAAGGCTCAAAAGGTATGAAAGGCGCGATTGCTAAAGCGGAAGAAATCGTCGCAAGCGATCCGAACCGTTATGTGATTTTAAAACAGTTTGAAAATCCGGCGAACCCGGCGATTCATCAACAAACCACCGGTCCGGAAATTTGGAATGCGACCGAAGGTAAAGTGGACGTGATTGTTGCCGGTGTGGGTACGGGCGGTACGATTACCGGTATTTCTCGCTATATCAAACAAGATCAGGGCAAACAAATTATTTCCGTTGCGGTCGAACCGAAAGAATCACCGGTTATTAGCCAAACCTTAAACGGCGAAGAAGTTAAACCGGGTCCGCACAAAATCCAAGGTATCGGTGCCGGCTTTATTCCGAAAAACTTAGACTTAAGCCTTATCGACCGTGTCGAACAAGTTTCAAGTGAAGAAGCGATTGCAACCGCACGCAGAATTATGGCGGAAGAAGGTATCTTAGTCGGTATCTCGTCCGGTGCAGCGGTAGCAGCGGCGGATCGTTTAGCGAAGTTACCGGAATTTGCCGATAAACAAATCGTGGCGATTTTACCGTCCGCTTCAGAACGTTATTTAAGCACCTTATTATTTGAAGGTGTAGAAGTTTAA
- the thrB gene encoding homoserine kinase, whose product MTTLRIYAPASSANLSVGFDSLGAAISPIDGSLLGDVVQIEDCETAFELESAGYFVRKLPKEPQKNIVYQAYVLFSERLKLRGGSVKNLRLILEKNMPIGSGLGSSACSIVAALVALNKFHDEPFSKMELLEMMGELEGRISGSIHYDNVAPCYLGGLQLMTQSLGNICQTIPFFDEWYWVLAYPGVEVSTAEARAILPKNYTRQDMIQQARYLGSFVHACHTHQDILAATMMKDLIAEPYRENLLPNFAEVRQGCKDLGALSVGISGSGPTMFAIAPDLEHAQKLVAYLEKEYLQNNEGFIHICKVDNQGARELK is encoded by the coding sequence ATGACGACATTACGAATTTATGCGCCGGCGTCAAGCGCCAATCTTAGCGTAGGTTTTGACTCTTTAGGTGCTGCCATTTCTCCGATTGACGGCTCGTTACTTGGCGATGTGGTACAAATTGAAGATTGCGAAACGGCTTTTGAATTGGAAAGTGCCGGTTATTTCGTGCGTAAATTACCGAAAGAGCCGCAAAAAAATATCGTTTATCAAGCCTACGTATTATTTAGCGAACGCTTGAAATTACGCGGCGGTTCAGTCAAAAACTTACGTCTTATCCTTGAAAAAAATATGCCGATCGGTTCCGGTTTGGGATCAAGTGCCTGTTCAATCGTTGCGGCATTGGTAGCTTTAAATAAATTCCATGACGAACCGTTCTCAAAAATGGAATTGTTAGAAATGATGGGCGAACTGGAAGGACGAATTTCCGGTTCAATCCATTATGATAACGTTGCACCTTGCTATTTGGGCGGCTTGCAGTTAATGACGCAATCACTCGGTAATATTTGCCAAACCATTCCGTTCTTTGACGAATGGTATTGGGTGCTCGCTTATCCGGGCGTTGAAGTTTCGACGGCGGAAGCTCGTGCTATTTTACCGAAAAACTATACTCGTCAAGATATGATTCAACAGGCGCGTTACCTCGGTTCGTTCGTACACGCTTGTCATACGCATCAAGACATCTTAGCGGCGACAATGATGAAGGATTTAATTGCCGAGCCTTATCGTGAAAATCTACTGCCGAACTTTGCCGAAGTTCGCCAAGGCTGTAAAGATCTCGGTGCATTATCGGTAGGTATTTCCGGTTCGGGCCCGACAATGTTTGCCATTGCGCCGGATTTGGAACACGCTCAAAAATTAGTAGCCTATCTTGAAAAAGAGTATCTACAGAATAACGAAGGCTTTATTCATATCTGTAAAGTGGATAACCAAGGCGCGCGTGAATTGAAATAA
- the thrA gene encoding bifunctional aspartate kinase/homoserine dehydrogenase I — translation MRVLKFGGTSLANPERFIQAADIIEKAHLKDQAAGVLSAPAKITNHLVAIVDKAIAGESFETNLKEATEIFHNIINGLYATNNNVDREGLLALVEAELTQIQGVANEAAKSKSLPDSVAATIHCRGEKLSIAMMQAWFEAKGYGVTRIDPVEKLLAHGSYLESSVDIAESTKRVDANSIPKKNVVLMAGFTAGNENGELVLLGRNGSDYSAACLAACLKADCCEIWTDVDGVYTCDPRLVPEAICLESMSYQEAMELSYFGAKVIHPRTIGPLVPLNIPCLIKNTANPDAKGTLIDGNVATDGLKVKGITNLDNVAMFNVSGAGMQGMVGMAARVFSTMSKAGISVILITQSSSEYSISFCVPAKFEEKATACLNAEFAQELSKGDLDPIDMIRELSIISVVGDGMRTAKGIAARFFSSLAQANISIVAIAQGSSERSISAVVPMNKAIEAVKATHQGLFSNKKSIEVFLVGVGGVGSELIDQIKQQKAFLAKKDIEIRVCALANADKMLLNENGLNLDNWKSDLETATQPSDFDVLLSFIKLHHVVNPVFVDCTAAQSVANLYTRALKEGFHVVTPNKKANTGSYQYYQELRAAARQGQHKFLYETNVGAGLPVIENLQNLLAAGDEVEKFEGILSGSLSFIFGKLDEGLTLSEATLIAKEKGFTEPDPRDDLSGADVARKLLILARETGLALEFDDIEVEGVLPKGFSEGMSKEEFLKVLPEIDAQFNERVQAAKAEGKVLRYVGSITGDKCRVAIEAVDEDHPLYKVKDGENALAFLTRYYSPIPLLLRGYGAGTDVTAAGIFADILRTLHGGSN, via the coding sequence ATGCGAGTTCTTAAATTTGGCGGTACTTCCCTTGCAAACCCGGAACGCTTTATCCAAGCTGCCGACATCATTGAAAAGGCACATTTAAAAGATCAGGCGGCGGGCGTACTTTCCGCACCGGCTAAAATCACCAATCACCTTGTCGCCATTGTCGATAAAGCTATCGCAGGCGAATCTTTCGAAACCAACCTTAAAGAAGCCACCGAAATTTTCCACAATATTATCAATGGGCTCTATGCAACAAATAATAATGTTGATCGTGAAGGCTTATTGGCTTTAGTGGAAGCGGAATTGACCCAAATTCAAGGTGTGGCAAATGAAGCGGCAAAAAGCAAATCATTACCGGATAGTGTTGCGGCGACGATTCACTGTCGTGGCGAAAAACTATCGATTGCGATGATGCAAGCGTGGTTCGAAGCGAAAGGTTATGGGGTAACTCGTATTGATCCTGTTGAAAAATTATTAGCGCACGGCAGTTATTTAGAATCCTCCGTCGATATTGCCGAATCAACCAAACGTGTAGATGCTAATTCTATTCCAAAGAAAAATGTCGTATTAATGGCAGGTTTTACCGCCGGTAATGAAAACGGTGAACTCGTGTTACTCGGTCGTAACGGTTCCGACTATTCGGCTGCGTGTTTAGCCGCTTGTTTAAAAGCGGATTGTTGCGAAATTTGGACGGATGTGGACGGTGTTTATACTTGTGACCCTCGCTTAGTACCGGAAGCGATTTGTTTAGAATCAATGAGCTATCAAGAGGCAATGGAACTCTCATACTTTGGTGCGAAAGTGATTCACCCTCGTACCATCGGTCCGTTAGTCCCGTTAAATATTCCGTGCTTAATTAAAAATACCGCAAATCCTGATGCAAAAGGCACGTTAATTGACGGCAATGTAGCTACTGACGGCTTAAAAGTAAAAGGCATCACTAACCTTGATAACGTTGCAATGTTTAACGTATCGGGTGCCGGAATGCAAGGTATGGTCGGTATGGCGGCTCGTGTTTTCTCAACAATGTCAAAAGCCGGTATTTCGGTCATCTTAATTACCCAATCTTCTTCCGAATACAGTATCAGTTTCTGCGTACCCGCAAAATTCGAGGAAAAAGCGACCGCTTGTTTAAATGCGGAATTTGCTCAAGAGTTAAGTAAAGGCGATTTAGATCCGATTGATATGATCCGTGAGCTTTCTATCATCTCGGTAGTCGGTGACGGTATGCGTACAGCTAAAGGGATTGCGGCACGTTTCTTCTCTTCACTTGCGCAAGCAAATATCAGTATCGTTGCGATTGCGCAAGGTTCGTCTGAACGTTCAATTTCTGCGGTTGTACCGATGAATAAAGCGATTGAAGCGGTTAAAGCGACTCATCAGGGTTTATTCAGTAATAAAAAATCGATTGAAGTCTTTTTAGTCGGCGTGGGAGGTGTCGGAAGCGAACTGATTGATCAAATCAAACAACAAAAAGCGTTTCTGGCAAAAAAGGATATTGAAATCCGTGTTTGCGCATTAGCGAACGCGGATAAAATGTTACTCAATGAGAACGGTTTAAACTTAGATAACTGGAAAAGTGATTTGGAAACGGCAACTCAGCCGTCCGATTTTGACGTTTTATTGTCGTTTATCAAATTACATCACGTAGTTAATCCGGTCTTCGTGGATTGTACTGCGGCACAATCCGTAGCAAACCTTTATACCCGAGCATTAAAAGAAGGTTTCCATGTAGTAACGCCGAATAAGAAAGCGAATACCGGTAGCTATCAATATTATCAAGAACTACGTGCTGCGGCTCGCCAAGGTCAGCACAAATTCTTGTATGAAACTAACGTGGGCGCAGGTTTACCGGTAATTGAAAACTTACAAAACTTGCTTGCCGCCGGTGATGAAGTGGAAAAATTCGAAGGGATTTTATCCGGTTCACTCTCATTTATCTTCGGTAAATTGGATGAAGGCTTAACACTTTCGGAAGCAACTCTAATCGCAAAAGAAAAAGGCTTTACCGAACCGGATCCGCGCGATGACCTTTCCGGTGCGGACGTTGCACGTAAGTTGTTAATTCTTGCTCGTGAAACCGGTTTAGCATTGGAATTTGACGATATTGAAGTGGAAGGCGTATTACCGAAAGGCTTCTCAGAAGGTATGAGCAAAGAAGAATTCTTAAAAGTCTTGCCGGAAATTGATGCACAATTTAATGAACGAGTGCAAGCGGCTAAAGCTGAGGGTAAAGTATTGCGTTATGTCGGTTCGATTACCGGTGATAAATGCCGAGTAGCGATTGAAGCGGTAGATGAAGATCATCCGTTGTATAAAGTAAAAGACGGTGAAAACGCATTAGCGTTTTTAACTCGCTACTACAGCCCGATTCCTCTTTTATTAAGAGGTTACGGTGCCGGTACGGATGTAACCGCCGCCGGTATCTTTGCCGATATTCTACGTACCTTACACGGAGGTTCAAACTAA
- the sodA gene encoding superoxide dismutase [Mn], with protein sequence MAYQLPELGYAYDALEPHFDKATMEIHHSKHHQAYVNNANAALEAHPELLEKCPGALIKDLSQVPAEKRTAVRNNVGGHVNHTLFWKGLKTGTTLQGALKDAIVRDFGSVEAFQAEFEKAAATRFGSGWAWLVIEDGKLAVVSTANQDNPIMGKDVAGVSGFPILGLDVWEHAYYLNYQNRRPDYIKAFWNVVNWDEAARRFEENGSHCGCAK encoded by the coding sequence ATGGCATATCAATTACCAGAGTTAGGCTACGCTTATGATGCGTTAGAGCCACATTTCGATAAAGCAACGATGGAAATCCATCACTCAAAACACCACCAAGCATACGTAAATAACGCAAATGCAGCATTAGAAGCTCACCCTGAGCTTTTAGAAAAATGTCCGGGTGCATTAATTAAAGATTTAAGCCAAGTGCCTGCTGAAAAACGTACTGCAGTACGTAACAACGTTGGCGGTCACGTAAACCATACGCTTTTCTGGAAAGGTTTAAAAACCGGTACAACTTTACAAGGTGCATTAAAAGATGCCATCGTGCGTGATTTTGGTTCAGTAGAAGCGTTCCAAGCGGAATTTGAAAAAGCAGCAGCAACACGTTTTGGTTCAGGTTGGGCATGGTTAGTGATTGAAGACGGCAAATTAGCAGTGGTTTCAACAGCAAACCAAGATAACCCAATTATGGGTAAAGACGTTGCTGGAGTTTCAGGTTTCCCAATTTTAGGTTTAGATGTGTGGGAACACGCTTACTACTTAAATTACCAAAACCGTCGTCCAGACTACATTAAAGCATTCTGGAACGTGGTAAACTGGGACGAAGCAGCTCGCCGTTTTGAAGAAAATGGTTCACACTGTGGTTGTGCAAAATAA
- the alr gene encoding alanine racemase has translation MKPATATISREALRHNIELIKTFAPQQKLLAMIKANAYGQGLLPAASTLADLVDGFGVARLREALEIQETGYTGKILLVEGFFDREELLKTLSRRFDTVVHCLEQLELLEQVAQEWQQEQQKGFWKRKAKIYFPINVWLKIDTGMHRLGVHPEQVEMFYQRLKACPLVASISFVSHFSRADEPDCGYTEKQIAIFESATEPYPTHERSISASSGILYWKQAHYEWVRPGIIMHGISPHYTPITDLGFKPVMTLASSLIAVRTHKAGEPVGYGGAWISDKDTKLGVVAMGYGDGYPRNAPEGTPVLINGRIVPIVGRVSMDMLTVDLGADSQDKVGDEVIFWGKDLLIEDVAQHIGVISYELITKLTPRVIFEYK, from the coding sequence ATGAAACCAGCAACAGCAACTATTAGCCGCGAGGCTCTCCGTCATAATATAGAACTGATCAAAACTTTTGCACCTCAACAAAAACTCCTCGCCATGATTAAAGCTAATGCCTATGGACAAGGCTTATTACCCGCAGCTAGTACGCTTGCCGATTTAGTCGACGGTTTTGGCGTTGCACGTTTAAGAGAAGCATTGGAAATTCAAGAAACTGGTTATACCGGCAAAATTTTATTAGTTGAAGGCTTCTTTGACCGAGAAGAATTATTAAAAACACTCTCTCGCCGTTTTGATACGGTAGTTCATTGCTTAGAACAGCTTGAATTACTTGAGCAAGTTGCTCAAGAATGGCAACAAGAGCAACAAAAAGGATTCTGGAAACGTAAAGCAAAAATTTATTTCCCAATCAATGTTTGGTTAAAAATTGATACCGGTATGCATCGTCTAGGTGTCCATCCGGAACAAGTTGAGATGTTCTATCAACGCTTAAAAGCCTGTCCATTAGTAGCAAGTATTAGCTTTGTCAGTCATTTTAGCCGTGCGGATGAACCTGATTGTGGTTACACCGAAAAACAAATTGCAATCTTCGAGTCAGCAACAGAACCTTATCCTACCCACGAACGTAGTATTTCCGCATCAAGCGGCATTTTATATTGGAAACAAGCTCATTATGAATGGGTGCGTCCCGGCATTATTATGCACGGTATCTCTCCGCACTATACACCAATCACGGACTTAGGCTTCAAACCGGTAATGACGCTTGCTTCGTCTTTGATTGCAGTAAGAACACATAAAGCAGGCGAACCGGTCGGTTACGGCGGTGCTTGGATAAGTGATAAAGATACCAAATTAGGTGTCGTGGCAATGGGCTACGGTGACGGCTATCCTCGTAACGCACCGGAAGGTACACCTGTTTTAATCAACGGACGAATCGTGCCGATTGTCGGACGAGTTTCGATGGATATGTTGACGGTTGACTTGGGTGCGGACAGTCAAGATAAAGTCGGTGATGAAGTGATTTTCTGGGGCAAAGATCTCCTCATTGAAGATGTTGCACAACATATCGGCGTAATCAGCTATGAATTGATTACTAAACTTACGCCACGCGTGATTTTTGAGTATAAATAA
- the recD gene encoding exodeoxyribonuclease V subunit alpha, giving the protein MLTLLYDLKETNVISELDYQFAKMIDRKQQNHPYTEQQKNLAVLLAALVSFQVMQGHSAIRLDSYITHSFFGLTGRNSERDIHSEILQKIDNITPLEWQKVLANHIAFSSDPIQVAPMLFQHGLLYFYRYWQAENNIANYLVKAVEFSQEIANTELDKRIIEKLFEKSDEINWQKVAVATAIKKKFSVISGGPGTGKTTTVAKLLAALQEKQLRSGKEMLNIALVAPTGKAAARLKESISLSLSGLHLSFDIPTIASTIHRLLGIRPQSDEPRYHKKNPLHIDLLVVDEASMIDLFLMEKLMAALKPSTRLIILGDKDQLASVEAGAIMGELGEFIQQGYSQEHCDYLRQVTGYQLVSQGKPVAICDSLCHLKKSYRFADNSGIGQLAKLVNEKQAAESWQLFAKGSTDLSLVEYAYISDFSEKQQWIRNCVKQVVDKAVELYKEYLTLVKLRFNNPQEVSVGEIFKAFQKVRFLSALRVSELGVEQLNKRIEIALAVAKLISLEQSKNYYIGKPLLITQNSPQNHIYSGDIGIILPDENKVSRVYFDTKIDDEYLSLSLNRIPEFESAYVMTVHKSQGSEFEYTLLITPLHFAPVMSKELIYTAITRAKKHFTLFGGKQIWLQAVNNNIQRQSGLKAQLIHLFG; this is encoded by the coding sequence ATGCTGACACTTTTATACGATTTGAAAGAAACGAATGTGATTTCCGAATTAGATTATCAGTTCGCCAAAATGATTGATCGTAAACAGCAAAATCATCCCTATACCGAACAACAAAAAAACTTGGCGGTACTGCTTGCCGCATTGGTTTCTTTTCAGGTAATGCAAGGGCATTCCGCTATTCGCCTTGATTCTTATATAACACATTCTTTTTTCGGATTAACCGGTAGGAATAGCGAGCGAGATATTCATAGCGAAATCTTGCAAAAAATCGACAATATTACACCGCTTGAATGGCAGAAGGTATTAGCAAATCATATTGCCTTTAGTTCGGATCCTATACAAGTTGCACCGATGCTGTTTCAGCATGGACTACTTTATTTTTATCGTTACTGGCAGGCGGAAAATAATATTGCGAATTACTTAGTCAAAGCGGTCGAATTTTCGCAAGAAATTGCAAATACGGAATTAGATAAACGGATTATTGAAAAATTATTTGAAAAATCCGATGAGATAAATTGGCAAAAAGTGGCGGTTGCTACCGCAATCAAGAAAAAGTTTAGTGTCATTTCCGGCGGACCGGGAACTGGTAAAACGACGACGGTTGCCAAATTATTAGCCGCTTTGCAAGAAAAACAACTGCGTAGCGGTAAAGAGATGCTAAATATTGCACTTGTTGCGCCGACAGGAAAAGCGGCTGCACGTTTGAAAGAGTCCATTTCATTGAGTCTGAGCGGACTTCATTTGAGTTTCGATATTCCAACGATCGCATCGACCATTCATCGTTTATTAGGAATACGTCCGCAAAGCGATGAACCTCGTTATCACAAAAAAAATCCGCTACATATTGATCTGTTAGTCGTAGATGAAGCCTCTATGATCGATCTTTTCTTGATGGAAAAATTAATGGCGGCATTAAAGCCGAGTACCCGATTAATTATTTTAGGCGATAAAGACCAGCTTGCGTCGGTGGAAGCGGGCGCAATTATGGGAGAGCTAGGAGAATTTATTCAACAAGGCTATAGCCAAGAACATTGCGATTATTTGCGTCAAGTTACCGGTTATCAATTAGTTTCGCAAGGAAAACCGGTAGCGATTTGTGATTCACTATGCCATTTGAAAAAAAGTTACCGTTTTGCGGATAATTCTGGTATCGGGCAGTTAGCCAAATTAGTTAATGAAAAGCAAGCGGCGGAATCTTGGCAGCTTTTTGCAAAAGGTTCCACGGATCTATCTTTAGTTGAATATGCGTATATTTCAGACTTTTCCGAAAAACAACAATGGATCCGAAACTGCGTAAAGCAAGTAGTCGATAAGGCGGTAGAGCTATATAAAGAGTACCTTACTTTAGTAAAATTGCGGTTTAACAATCCGCAAGAAGTTTCAGTCGGCGAAATTTTTAAGGCTTTCCAAAAAGTAAGATTTTTATCGGCATTGCGAGTAAGCGAATTGGGTGTAGAACAATTAAATAAAAGGATAGAAATAGCTTTAGCTGTGGCAAAACTGATTTCTTTAGAACAAAGTAAAAACTACTATATCGGTAAACCGTTACTTATTACGCAAAACTCTCCCCAAAATCATATTTATAGTGGCGATATAGGAATTATCTTACCGGATGAAAATAAAGTATCGAGAGTTTATTTTGACACGAAAATCGATGATGAGTATTTAAGTCTTTCGTTAAATAGGATTCCGGAGTTTGAGTCGGCTTATGTGATGACGGTTCATAAATCACAAGGTTCGGAATTTGAATATACTTTACTGATAACACCGCTACATTTTGCACCGGTTATGAGTAAAGAATTAATTTATACGGCAATTACTCGAGCTAAAAAACATTTTACGTTATTCGGAGGAAAACAGATTTGGCTACAAGCGGTGAATAATAATATTCAACGCCAAAGCGGATTGAAAGCACAATTAATACACTTGTTTGGTTAA